From the Cryptomeria japonica chromosome 2, Sugi_1.0, whole genome shotgun sequence genome, one window contains:
- the LOC131052093 gene encoding GDSL esterase/lipase At1g33811-like: MAKSMLIWWMMSSLILQVVEGGRSAHVPGMFVFGDSLADAGTNNFLPNCTTKNVSFFPNPTGRFTNGLTVFDFIEFSRHVRKKSHLRNSLYCISIGGNDIHAHYNGPSLNLSDAQFVTLLVGTHGQYIQRLYRAGDGKFLILDISALGCTPIARFTYNFQYQGKCAEPGNILAQKYNVALKNLVDHLNGKLHEVFKKQNQRAVDQDCSEPM; the protein is encoded by the exons ATGGCTAAGAGTATGCTGATCTGGTGGATGATGAGCTCTTTGATTTTGCAAGTAGTTGAAGGAGGAAGAAGTGCGCATGTACCAGGAATGTTTGTATTTGGGGATTCATTAGCAGATGCAGGAACTAACAATTTCCTTCCAAACTGTACCACTAAGAATGTTTCCTTCTTCCCCAACCCAACTGGTCGCTTCACAAATGGCCTCACTGTTTTCGATTTCATAG AATTCTCTAGGCATGTACGGAAAAAGTCGCACCTCAGAAATTCTTTATACTGCATTTCCATTGGAGGCAACGACATTCATGCCCACTACAACGGCCCTTCCTTAAATCTCAGTGATGCACAATTCGTCACTTTGCTGGTTGGCACACATGGTCAATACATCCAA AGGCTTTATCGTGCTGGAGACGGAAAATTTCTGATACTCGACATCTCCGCTTTAGGATGTACTCCTATTGCCAGATTTACATATAATTTTCAATACCAGGGAAAGTGTGCGGAACCTGGAAATATACTAGCCCAGAAATACAACGTTGCTCTGAAAAATCTTGTAGATCACCTGAATGGAAAACTACATGAA GTTTTTAAGAAACAAAATCAGCGTGCTGTGGATCAGGATTGTTCAGAGCCAATGTGA